One window from the genome of Candidatus Zixiibacteriota bacterium encodes:
- a CDS encoding HD domain-containing protein gives MNELSREAIEAVLEKGRMYEVGGTVRDRLLAGSPASADRDFLVTGIGYDELSRLLRQFGQVNLVGRSFGVIKYTEYRDGAPVTFDISLPRTEHSTGVGHKDFEVRYDPALAIEDDLVRRDFTINAMAIALGSDEIIDPLGGQEDLRKRLVRMVYPESFTDDPLRMLRAVGFAARFEFDIEERTFAAIAAKAPLIRTVSAERIAEELRKLLERAARPSRGLQLMERSGLLAEVLPELQACVGVAQPGGFHAYDVFEHTLRTIDACPRGLAVRLAALFHDINKPQAKREVIREGQPGATFYGHEMLGAATARSVLRRLRFAHDLIRQVTTLVERHMFTTDVTDKGLRRLVRRVGVPLIFDLLDLRRADVTAQGMGGRTDDVDEFEARIRAELDRKPPFSLNDLALDGGDVMRILKVAPGPLIGRVLDYLLEQVLDDPELNQPETLADLAREFYEATKESPNDKESDL, from the coding sequence ATGAACGAATTGTCACGGGAAGCGATCGAGGCAGTTCTGGAGAAAGGCCGCATGTACGAGGTCGGAGGAACGGTCCGGGACCGGCTGCTGGCCGGGAGTCCGGCGAGCGCGGACCGGGATTTCCTCGTCACGGGGATCGGGTACGACGAGTTGTCGCGCCTGCTGCGGCAGTTCGGCCAGGTAAACCTGGTGGGCCGCAGTTTCGGGGTAATCAAGTACACGGAGTACCGGGACGGGGCGCCGGTGACGTTCGACATTTCGCTGCCCCGGACGGAGCACTCGACGGGGGTGGGGCACAAGGATTTCGAGGTGCGGTACGATCCCGCGCTGGCGATCGAAGACGACCTCGTGCGGCGGGATTTCACGATCAACGCGATGGCGATCGCGCTGGGGTCCGACGAGATCATCGACCCGCTCGGCGGGCAGGAAGACCTGCGCAAGCGGCTGGTCCGGATGGTCTACCCGGAGTCATTCACCGACGACCCGCTGCGCATGCTGCGGGCGGTGGGGTTTGCGGCGCGCTTCGAATTCGACATCGAGGAGCGGACGTTTGCGGCGATCGCGGCCAAGGCCCCGCTTATCCGGACGGTCTCGGCCGAGCGGATCGCCGAGGAGCTGCGCAAACTGCTCGAGCGGGCGGCCCGCCCCTCGCGCGGACTCCAGCTGATGGAACGGAGCGGGCTCCTGGCGGAGGTCCTCCCCGAACTGCAGGCCTGTGTCGGCGTGGCGCAGCCGGGCGGGTTCCACGCCTACGACGTGTTCGAACACACGCTGCGGACGATCGACGCCTGCCCGCGCGGGCTGGCGGTGCGGCTGGCGGCGCTGTTCCACGATATCAACAAGCCGCAGGCCAAGCGCGAGGTGATCCGGGAGGGGCAGCCGGGGGCGACGTTCTACGGCCACGAGATGCTCGGCGCGGCGACCGCCCGGAGCGTGCTGCGCCGCCTGCGCTTCGCCCACGACCTGATCCGGCAGGTGACCACCCTGGTCGAGCGGCACATGTTCACGACGGACGTGACCGACAAGGGGTTGCGCCGGCTGGTCCGCCGGGTAGGCGTGCCCCTTATTTTCGACCTTTTGGACCTGCGGCGGGCCGATGTGACCGCCCAGGGCATGGGGGGACGGACGGACGATGTGGACGAATTTGAGGCCCGGATCCGCGCGGAGCTGGACCGGAAACCGCCGTTTTCGCTGAACGATCTGGCACTTGACGGCGGCGACGTGATGCGTATCCTGAAGGTGGCGCCCGGGCCGCTGATCGGCCGCGTGCTGGACTACCTGCTGGAGCAGGTGCTCGACGACCCGGAGCTGAATCAGCCGGAGACGCTGGCGGACCTGGCCCGGGAGTTCTACGAGGCAACGAAGGAGAGTCCGAACGATAAGGAATCCGACCTATGA
- the arcC gene encoding carbamate kinase, whose translation MNCNEDRPIRQTAANRTAVVALGGNAITRPDQEDTIANQFANTRKSLDGIVDLARDGFNLVISHGNGPQVGNALLRVELARGRAPILPLGVLVADTEGGMGYMIEQSLQNRLRSEKIDRRVVTLITQMLIDMNDPALQNPTKFIGQFYTEEEARRFAKERGWTMKQDAQRGWRRVVPSPKPTAVVNGETIRELVARGIIVIAAGGGGIPVYLDGRGYYEGFDAVIDKDLASAVLANEIGADILCILTAVDHVAVAFGTPQEKKLEEVTVTRMRQYLREGHFPPGSMGPKVEAAVKFIEHGGKLVIITSLENAHAAVHGQAGTRIRPD comes from the coding sequence ATGAACTGCAACGAGGACAGACCAATCAGGCAGACAGCAGCAAACAGAACGGCAGTGGTGGCGCTCGGCGGGAACGCGATCACCCGGCCGGACCAGGAAGACACGATCGCCAACCAGTTCGCGAACACGCGGAAATCGCTGGACGGGATCGTGGATCTGGCGCGCGACGGTTTCAACCTGGTGATCTCGCACGGCAACGGGCCGCAGGTCGGCAACGCGCTCTTGCGGGTGGAACTCGCCCGCGGACGGGCGCCGATCCTGCCCTTGGGCGTGCTGGTGGCGGACACCGAGGGCGGGATGGGCTACATGATCGAGCAGTCGCTCCAGAACCGGCTGCGCAGCGAGAAAATCGACCGGCGCGTGGTCACCCTCATCACCCAGATGCTCATCGATATGAACGACCCGGCCCTCCAGAACCCGACCAAATTCATCGGGCAGTTCTACACCGAAGAGGAGGCGCGGCGCTTCGCCAAGGAGCGCGGGTGGACCATGAAGCAGGATGCTCAGCGGGGGTGGCGGCGCGTGGTCCCGTCGCCGAAACCGACCGCCGTGGTCAACGGCGAGACGATCAGGGAGCTGGTCGCCCGCGGTATCATCGTCATCGCCGCCGGCGGCGGCGGCATCCCGGTCTACCTCGACGGCCGGGGATACTACGAGGGGTTCGATGCGGTGATCGACAAAGACCTCGCCTCGGCGGTGCTGGCCAACGAGATCGGCGCCGACATCCTGTGCATCCTCACCGCCGTCGACCACGTCGCCGTCGCTTTCGGCACCCCGCAGGAGAAAAAGCTCGAAGAAGTGACGGTGACGCGGATGCGGCAGTACCTTCGCGAGGGACACTTCCCCCCGGGGTCGATGGGGCCGAAGGTGGAAGCGGCGGTGAAATTCATCGAGCACGGGGGAAAACTCGTGATCATTACGTCGCTGGAAAACGCTCACGCCGCGGTGCACGGCCAGGCGGGAACGCGCATACGCCCGGATTGA